The Methanothrix soehngenii GP6 genome has a window encoding:
- a CDS encoding cobalt-factor II C(20)-methyltransferase, whose protein sequence is MLIGISLGPGDPQLLTFKAAAALKSCKRVYVPGEMAAELARPYSSPQILDFPMIQDELELKRIWQKNADIIAQDAGTSQVGFACIGDINTFSTFSHLKRVIEERHPGIEIQTIPGVGVVPALASRFDVPLERSFLVSDGSQVQSVIRIKATRPRKLAEELREEGYEDFTLGMRLFTPEERIVRGEMPERSDYFSVLLARRRE, encoded by the coding sequence ATGTTAATCGGCATAAGCCTAGGACCGGGCGATCCGCAGCTATTGACCTTCAAGGCAGCAGCGGCCTTGAAGAGCTGCAAGCGGGTCTATGTTCCAGGGGAGATGGCAGCAGAGCTGGCCAGGCCCTACTCCTCCCCCCAGATCCTGGATTTCCCCATGATCCAGGATGAACTGGAGTTGAAAAGGATCTGGCAGAAAAATGCAGATATCATCGCCCAGGACGCTGGCACCAGCCAGGTGGGCTTTGCCTGCATCGGCGACATCAACACCTTCTCCACCTTCAGCCATCTGAAGAGGGTGATAGAAGAGCGCCATCCGGGAATAGAGATCCAGACCATTCCCGGGGTGGGAGTGGTCCCAGCCCTGGCCTCCAGATTCGATGTACCTTTGGAGAGGTCTTTTCTGGTCTCGGACGGATCCCAGGTGCAGTCGGTGATCAGGATAAAGGCCACCAGGCCCAGGAAGCTGGCTGAGGAGCTACGAGAAGAGGGTTATGAGGATTTCACATTGGGCATGAGGCTCTTTACCCCGGAGGAGAGGATCGTCCGGGGAGAGATGCCGGAGAGGAGCGATTACTTCAGCGTCCTCTTGGCCCGGAGGAGAGAATGA
- a CDS encoding methyltransferase domain-containing protein, with the protein MKLPGTATAEENIHIAMGKLAIRPGDLFLDIGCGSGAVSLAASCYTDRIYGLDRRPEAINLSRELVECGKFLLGEAEEIIPRLPAVDRCFIGGTRGIDRFLPLLLEKASPGCMIVVDLARIGIASKVAELMKKEGIFREILQIHINRGYDLAGDIAFKPINPIFMVIGKC; encoded by the coding sequence ATGAAGCTTCCGGGCACGGCGACAGCAGAGGAGAACATCCACATCGCCATGGGGAAGCTGGCCATCAGGCCTGGCGATCTGTTCCTGGATATAGGCTGCGGCTCAGGGGCAGTCTCCCTGGCCGCCTCATGCTACACAGACAGGATCTACGGCCTGGACCGCCGACCAGAGGCGATAAATCTCAGCAGAGAACTGGTTGAATGCGGGAAATTCCTCCTGGGCGAGGCAGAGGAGATCATACCCCGGCTGCCAGCGGTGGACAGATGCTTTATCGGCGGCACCCGAGGAATAGACAGATTCCTTCCCCTTCTGCTGGAGAAGGCCAGCCCGGGATGCATGATCGTCGTCGACCTGGCCAGGATAGGAATTGCCAGCAAGGTGGCAGAGCTGATGAAAAAGGAAGGCATTTTCAGGGAGATCCTGCAGATTCACATCAATCGGGGCTACGACCTGGCGGGGGACATTGCCTTCAAGCCCATAAACCCCATATTCATGGTGATCGGCAAATGTTAA